The Ciona intestinalis unplaced genomic scaffold, KH HT001115.1, whole genome shotgun sequence sequence ACCAGCAACACAAGCCAAGTTCAACGGTGAAGGCGCGGAGTTTCTGTAAGCGTTAATTCCAACCAAAGGTTCCAAGCCAGATTGAAAATCAAAACGAGTGTTAATGTCGTAACCCCACCAACCTGTAGTAAAGTATATTTGAGGCTCTGTGTAGtgaggtgggggaagacgagacacctttagcacacaatatccaaatatcctgatcgtgttttaaaaaattattaaccgtctatggaagtcgtgaggacacgtttttatattacttggaatgttattttttactaccaaacggacgagtaaataaaatgaaaaagtgtaccatgtacccccaccctactattttatTGATGATATAGATATAACACTTacagtaataaataaactttatttaaagttttatattcttatttaaagtaaattctCTTACCAAGCAACTTTGGGAAATTGTTTCTTTCGTGTCTTAGGTGCATGAACGCCCCACCAATGGTACCAGGTCCACTGTTCATAAACTTAAAGTTTCCCCACACGGCAAAGTCAACGTCCCAACTATGCAGATGGAGTTACACAGATCCAATAGCTTGAGCAAGATCAAATCCAACcttgtgtaaaaaattttATAGTACCGTGGCGAACAACATTAGCATGTCatcataatatagtagggtgggggaagaagaGAAACCTTTAATCTAGTTTCGTGTCCTATTTGGTATtcttcacgactctcatagaccattgttagttgtttaaaacacgatcattaCATTTTGACATTATGTTccaaaggtgttccattttaccccacagtactacaacAGACAGAAGTGTATTAATGAACACATACCATGCAGCCTTTAGCATGTGCAACGTCTGTTATGGTCTTCATATCCAAGAGTTGTCCTGTTAGATATTGAACACCGGAGAGTAACACGAGGGCGATGGACTCGCCTTCGTCATTGATTACATCAAGTATATCACTTGTGTGTAGAATCAATTCCCCCTGTTGTAAGGAATGCAGTAAAAATATGAGGCATTACCTCGCCCGCCTCTAGTCCAGAATTTTCTAAAGGATtgaggcttgatgctgctaccaattTGGGCATGTGTGTTTATGGGAAAGGCACTTAATGACAATAGCTCAAACCCCAAACCCATACCccaaaaaatcacccacaaagttacgtacttggtaattcgtaatcgggcacgtggtgtataaaacagaacactcgtgttatagaTTGTCGTAAATACATTCAATCAATCATTTACCTTTCGTGGCTCTAGCAGCAAAAGACTATCTTTGACATTAAACCctctttgttttatatgagACGCACACGAGAAATAATTGGTGGGGAAAGTTGAGCCTTccaataatattttgtttctcgATTTTGTTGGGGAGTAAAACGAAGTCAATAGAAGATTGAGGTTGACTGTAAGAGTGTTCATTAACGCGACCTAAGAATATAAGGGGTGCATGGTAAAACAGTGGATTCAAGATTTGTAATGTAGTCAACGAGCATGAAGTTTATCAATACACCTTGTGTGCTTGGTGTATAAGACGATAcccataatatagtagagtggggggagatataGGACGACTTTTCTTTCTATATTTTCCCGTAtcttttagtagtaaacaaagaacaattaaaaaactacaaaaccgGATTTCCCTACTCagttagaccgttgttaattgtttaaaacacgatcaaaaaattaagatattatgtgctaagtttgtcccatcttccccacctactatatgtatcatggcctactcaaaatgtattgagtaggccatgtatgtatatataatagacGCTCCAATTCACAACATTATACCTCATCACTATATGCTCCAACAAGTTCTGCCACTCCTTTAGCTAACGATACGTCACTGAATATATTGATGACGTCAGGATATCGATACGTCATCGATCCTCGGTCGGCCCATTCTGTTAAAACctaaagtaaaaacatgttattcATAAATGCATGAGGTTAGTACAGGTGGAAGCTTATTTGCCCTCGCGTATGGGAAaacgacagacgttataacatgcttgagagttaccacgtatttaactttgtggttgatgtATAGCTGCCAGCTTAAAAATATAGCATTTAacttaaagtaatatttttccGCTAACACATTTCGTCAGCCATTCGGCGTTAATAACATAGTTTTACCTTGTTGACAAATTCTTTAGTGCGTTTTGGTTGAAGGCCAAGGGAATGGGAACAGAAATCAAGGCAACTTTCGCGATCCTGCTCGTCTGTTGAAGACAAAATACCCGTAATATAAAGTTGCACGggtcgtttttttttacgcacaattttcttccaataacctttatttgttttaattaaacacaactcGATCTGGGTTAGTTTATGCAGCATTGTGAGTTTATCCAGACCTTTATTTGACACATTAAATATCAGTTTTACTGCCAGTGTAGTTTTAAGAATTTTCGTAGTTGCTAATTTCCTTtctcttctttgttttaattaatttgatcttggCAATCGTATTCGAAGAGGTAAACGTGCTAATTTATGTAAATGTGATCTAAGTTTTGAAAAAGGAGTACAGGATACGTGGCTGTTAAATGCATCATATATACAGAAACTCACAGGAGTTACAAATATAAGTAAAGCATTATTAACCTTTACCTACCAATATTTATGGAGACCTTAGGGATACAGAATTCTTTTCTTAGATGTGAGAGAGGATCTTTTCCGTCCAATATTTCATGGAATTTATCATCGAGTGGTTTCAGACCGTGTTCTGCTGctaactttgttaaaatatctCTTGGGCGTTGACCGTTCGTACAAATACCGTTCATTATTTAGTGCTGTACTAGTATGTTGCTTGCCACTCGCTGTAATACACTCAACTGCATTACAGCGAGTCCAAGACAACGGTTGATTAATTTGCGAGCAAAAAATATGCGAAACCATAGAAAACCTGAATCTGTTAAACAGTCTCAGTACGCGTTAACTTCTCCGTAATTTATGTAAACAAGTTATACCAAGTAAAAAAATGCTCGTTATGAACAGACTGTGCACTAAATTTGCAACAATAATTCTAGTCTTCTGCAGCAAATTGATGTTTAGATTTTGTAAAACGAGAAGaagaaaacaataacaatttttacacGCTGACTATACATGCTATATAACATCAGTCGCTGCGACTCGTGCGAAAATAATTAATCTATTTAAACAGATCAAATAACTATAGGGcaaaatgaaaactttttttaaataatgttcgGCTAATTTAATATCATAATATAATAGAAATGATTTTCGACTATTCACAACAGAACTACCATTTTGACCACTAACACCAAAAGCTGattatacattaaataaaggTCCACCTGTTCTAAAAGCATATCTAAATGTGGTCACGGGACCAAGAACGTATTTATAATGTATGACTGACTAGACAACTTGTAAtaggtgaccactgggttggggcaatagacgttaagtgtcttgcccaaggacatatatgACTGTTACAACATAGAAGAGTTATAGAAGAACGTTATAACGCAAACGGCGTTTACCTATCTTGTTTATAATCTGGAAAATGCACTAAAATTTTACATGCTTCCGACTGTATATAACGCATTGTGCGAACAAAAATTCTTTATAGTATTCGTTCTTACACAGAAATTATATTGGGACGCAGGTTTCATATTAAAGTAATAGTTACGGTTTAATTCCtatctatatgtatatagtctTATAACCGCGTCTTACAACCTATAGAAATGCTGTTACTTTCGGCAAacaaccattttttatttgtatacatTTTCGTGTGTGGTGTTTATGTTACAGATAGTGTTTATACTCTTGATGTACAAGAAACGATAACTCATTAATGGTAAATACGCGACAGCCTTTTTTCGGGTGTGTTGATATATTTTGTGGTTATTTATTATCGGTCTGGCGAAACAACAGTCTCCATGTCGATAATGCATACAAGGCAGATACTTACACCATTATGTATGTAtaggaagataggacaccttatcattatACTTTCTCgacctatttggtagtaaacaaagaacgttcaaagaataattaaaacgtattttcacaacttccataggccgttgttaattgtttaaaacgcaatcAGGATATTGAGATAagctgtgctaaaggtgtcccgtcttcccccagtCGACTATATACTTCGAATATAAGCCAATATAAAAGCAACAAAGTTTTTTCTAAAAACGACCAAGCACTGAGCTTCGAACCCAGTATACTATACAGTTACCAGTTATTTGCCTTTTAGGTACTAAGTCACGGTCATATAacagtaaattacattcacaAAGTATTTTCAAATgtgacttttaatttaaatcgcAAAAAcgcaaaacataaataacGATCTATGGTGCAagacaaaataataaagaacatATAAGAGAGAAAAAAAGCGGAGGTTAAATAAATTGATGCAGCCTATAAGAAGGGAAGTAACCTGAAGCATTTATAACTTGAAGATTTGTATTGCGTTACCAAAAGACTGGATTCAGATACATTTCGTGATATGTGTAGGTGATTGGGGCCAGATTATAAGATGTACATAAACACCAGTTTTAGGACAATTTTAAGTCAGAAATTGTTCTTAATTTAGTAAACGCATATAGGTCAAACATAAAAGTGAAATTGAATTATAAAGTTTTGCTAATAATGACATTAGAAATAGGTGCGGACGCAACTTCTGAAGAACTAACCCTACCACCTTGAGCTGTATACCTTGTCCTATATAGGTTCTGTCGAGCACTGCTCAAAACTGATAAATAattcaacataaaaataaacctatCTAGCATGCAATGCGAATAACCCCACGTAACCACGATTAGCGTTTTgtgtgattatgacgtcataca is a genomic window containing:
- the LOC100186313 gene encoding LOW QUALITY PROTEIN: kynureninase-like (The sequence of the model RefSeq protein was modified relative to this genomic sequence to represent the inferred CDS: substituted 1 base at 1 genomic stop codon) — protein: MNGICTNGQRPRDILTKLAAEHGLKPLDDKFHEILDGKDPLSHLRKEFCIPKVSINIDEQDRESCLDFCSHSLGLQPKRTKEFVNKVLTEWADRGSMTYRYPDVINIFSDVSLAKGVAELVGAYSDEVALMNTLTVNLNLLLTSFYSPTKSRNKILLEGSTFPTNYFSCASHIKQRGFNVKDSLLLLEPRKGELILHTSDILDVINDEGESIALVLLSGVQYLTGQLLDMKTITDVAHAKGCMVGFDLAQAIGSVXLHLHSWDVDFAVWGNFKFMNSGPGTIGGAFMHLRHERNNFPKLLGWWGYDINTRFDFQSGLEPLVGINAYRNSAPSPLNLACVAGSLEVFKKTSISKLRNKSILLIGYLEMLLLELRTHGLEIVSPSDYKQRGGQLTVKIHDRNIVDVHEKLKRKNVNCSLKDPDMLRISANPFYTRYWDVFRLCQVLRGVLSKQ